CTAAGCGCTCGGCACGGGAGGGGCGGGAGACTTTCCCCCGTCCGTCCCTCCCGTGCCAGCATCCCCCAAGAGCTATGGCTACCGAGACGCTCGACCCCCCGAAACCCCAGAGCCTGTCGGCGGGCCCGGTGCCGCCCGGTCGGGGCCCCGACCGCGTCTTTCGAGTGCTCACGCTCGCCGCCGGCCTGCTCGTACTGGTGATCCTGCTCCTGATCATCGTGACCACGAGCGGGCAGGCCCAGTCGTGGTTCAGCGCCGAGGGCCTCGGCACCATCTTCAGCTCGAACTGGGACCCGGCCCACCACCACTTCGGCTCCCTCGGGCTGCTCGTCGGCACCATCGAGGTGTCGCTGATCGCGCTGCTCATCTCGGTGCCGGTGAGCGTCGGGCTCGCCCTCTTCGTGACCGAGGTGTCGCCGCGACGGCTGCGCCGGCCGATCGTGTACACGGTCGACCTGCTGGCCGCGGTCCCCTCGGTCGTGTTCGGGCTCTGGGCCCTCCAGATCCTCCTGAAGCCCCTCTCGGACGCCTACTCGTCCGTCGCCGACGGCACCGTCGGCTTCCCGCTCCTCGGCGCCCTGTTCTCGCACCCGAGCGCCTCGGGGCAGGCGATCATGACCGCCGGGATCGTCGTCGGGATCATGATCACCCCGATCGTCACCGCGATCACCCGCGAGGTGTTCGCCACCTGCCCCGCGTCCCAGAAGGAGGCCGCGCTGGCGCTCGGCGCCACCCGCTGGGAGATGATCCGCGGCGCGGTGTTCCCGCACGGCCGCAGCGGGGTCCTGTCGGCGGTCATGATCGGGTTCGGGCGCGCCGTCGGCGAGACCATCGCCGTCGCGCTCGTCGTCGGCTCGTCCCCGCAGCTCACCGCCCACATCTTCGGGCCCGGCGACACCATGGCGAGCATCATCGCCAACGAGTTCGGCGACGCCACCGGCACCTGGCGCTCGGCCCTCATCGGGCTCGGCCTGGCCCTGCTCGCGCTGACGGTCGTGATCGGGATCGTGGCGCGGACCGTGTTCGGGCGCTCCGAGCGCCGGCTCGGGGTGGTCCTGTGAGCACGGCCACCGCCACCATCTCGGCCCCGCTCCTGCGGTCGCGCCCGGCGTCTCGGGCTCGCAAGGTGCGCAACCACGTCGCCACCGCGCTCATCGTGGGCTCGGTGCTCGTGACCCTCGTGCCGCTGATCTTCGTGGTGGCCTTCGTGGTGAACCGGGGCGGCGGGGTGTTCGGGTGGGCCTTCCTCACCCGCGACATCCCGATCCTGGACCGTGAGATCGGCGGCGGCATGAAGCCGGCGATCATCGGGACGCTCGTGATCACCGGCGGCGCCACCGCGATGGCCGTGCCCCTCGGCATCCTCGGGGCGATCTACCTGAACGAGTACGGCCAGAGGGGCCGGCTCGCCCGCCTGATCCGGTTCCTGGCCGAGATCATGACCGGCGTCCCGTCGATCGTGATGGGCCTGTTCATCTACATCGTCTGGGTCC
This DNA window, taken from Acidimicrobiia bacterium, encodes the following:
- the pstC gene encoding phosphate ABC transporter permease subunit PstC, with product MATETLDPPKPQSLSAGPVPPGRGPDRVFRVLTLAAGLLVLVILLLIIVTTSGQAQSWFSAEGLGTIFSSNWDPAHHHFGSLGLLVGTIEVSLIALLISVPVSVGLALFVTEVSPRRLRRPIVYTVDLLAAVPSVVFGLWALQILLKPLSDAYSSVADGTVGFPLLGALFSHPSASGQAIMTAGIVVGIMITPIVTAITREVFATCPASQKEAALALGATRWEMIRGAVFPHGRSGVLSAVMIGFGRAVGETIAVALVVGSSPQLTAHIFGPGDTMASIIANEFGDATGTWRSALIGLGLALLALTVVIGIVARTVFGRSERRLGVVL